CAAGAAAGTAAGTATTCAAACCCCAAAATATCCCTGAAGCTGATCAAAGTTTCTTTTTGTAGGTGCTCACAATACTGGACCGGTCAGCGGCTTTGCAGAATATGCTAGTGGGTCCTTCAAAATCGGTGTTGATGGCTTCAGAAGCAGCTCATATCGTAAAGAATAACACCGCCAAACAAGGCCATTTGCCAAATGATAAACCGACCAAACCGCCAATAGTCATGCCGCGTAAACAGCCAAAATAGCATATCGCCGATGTGAAAATTGCGAACAGAGGTACAACCGTCTGTTCCTTAAAAATGTTCTTCGggaacaaaaaaatctgtatcgggAATAATCCGGACAGAAAACATAGTTGTCAGTGATAAGACATATGGTACCGTATATATGGTACCTATAATATAATTCTTCTAACTGAGATGCATGCACATTGTCATttcatttatcataaatttcataaatttttactctaacaaaagtttttattcaaactttctCCTGATAACAGAGTACAAAGATATGGAAGTGTGACTTTCAGGTACAGTTACAGTTCCCGTTTCTACAGAATTATTAACGTTAATGCCGAAAATGTCTGAGCTTTTCCAGAAATTAATTACCCTTTATAGCAATAAAATTGTAGTCTAAGTTTGAAATAAATCTTAATTATTTGACAACTAACTTATTCGTTTAGCTTGGAAACGTATCCGAAATTCCTAGGTAAGCTATGTTtcttccaaatttcaaatctctCTTTGCTGTTCCCAATTTTGAACGGAGAAAGTATAAAAAGTAAGTCGACAGCTTAAAAGCAGCGAAAAGTGAAAATGtccacattttttaaataaattatcctGGATTTACCTAGATCTGCACATTTTCATATTGGCTTTTATTACTTTAtgttttattcaagaaaaatcgcAGTTTTACCATGTTTCATGGCaatgtttattttgttgaaagcattgaaatttctcatcctattttcttataatttataGATTGATCTGGACTATGAAAAACTGTTTGGCGATGCCCAAATTGGAATGAGACACTTGGAAAGTAGTAGAAGTAACATTGTTACGTATATTTCGGCCAAAGCACGCGATCCTTCTGCGCCAGGAATagttaatcatttttttcattcaactgCATCCGAAGGTAAGTTATACAGGAAGTATTTAACGcgttttacacggctttttttaccgttttttctgaaataaacgCTGTTTTTACAATTAACACGGATTCTGGAAAAAATAATGTcctttcaaaggaaaacattcagattttttttgaagctgGAAGAATTTTTGCtctgacaatgacatgacatgGCAATGGCACAACAATGACAAATACATGACATGGCAATGACATAATAATGAAAAACACATGGCAATGACAATGACATAGAGACCTAAGACCTCATTTCTGTCTCAGGTTCaaatgtcttaggtctcaatgTCATTGTTGTGTCTTTGCCATTTCATTGtcttgtcattgtcattgtcatgccattgtcatgtcattgtcatgttgTGATgccattgtcatgtcattgtcggTTTTCGGAAATTATTGCGGTTTTCGGGAATTCACGCGTTAAAAAACCTTATTATATTTTGTTAATCTATATCTTaatctaaataatttataattttcacagATTCCAAATGGTGTGCTGTGCTTATTGGATTAAATACAATACTGCTACCGATTTCAACTGGAGCGCGATTCAGACCATCGATTCAAGTGGCTCAAGAGGACACTATAATTTGGGCTGAAAACGAATTTGAGATAGGCGAACAAGTACAGAAAGTTTACGCTGCATATGCTGAAAGCAGATTGCCATTGACACCGAAGCTCGTTGCCGTTGGAAAAGACTATCGGGACGTTCGAGGTCCTTTCTACGTTTATTACcatagtttttattataaattttcaaccgCGCTGCGTGCAATTGACGTTCTTATTAAGCTGACAGCAGTACTGGGATTGCCGTTTTCTAAACTGTCCCAATTAGTTTGGCAGTTTATAAGTGCCTCAATTTACGAGCTACCAATATCAGAGCGTTATATTAATATTGTGAGATTATCGAAACATTTGAAATCAACAAAAGCATGATGTACGCTTGCTTGATAATAGATTGTTCGCGAAGCTTCGAGAGAGCTAGTTTATATTTAAAGCATTTAAAAACTGACCACAGAGTGCCTGTGCACTATCGCTATAAATGCACTTATAAAGattgtaaacaaattttttctgtattttatccGTTCAAAAAACATATTATGCGCCATTCAGCATCACAAACTGAAACAGGATCCATAAATGTTGAGGAAACTTCTTGTTATGAGACACAGCCCACTTCAAGTGGATATAACTCCACAGAATGTCagcaaccaaaaaaattaaaaacttattctgATGTCAATATTGATGCAAAAGATTGCACTCTAAGCACCAATTTAAAGTCCTTGGAATCTGCAGCTGTAAACTTCACCTTACAAATGCATGCAAAACATAACGTAACGCGCAAAGATGTATACAATatacagaaaaatgtaaacGAGCTACTTTCGAATATTGCAATTTTATTGGAATCATTAGATATGTACGCATCTGATGCAGAAACTGAATTTGCATTCAAGAAATACTTGTCAATAATgaagaatttattttcgaaCATTAATAGCGATTACAAATTGttcaaatatttgaagaaaactgAAGGACATATTCTCCCCACGATACTTACTTTTGAAAACGAAGCGGTAGAGAAAATGTCTCTTGAAAATAACCTCGACTATTCAGATAAACCAAATGAGCTTGTAATCATGCCGATAATGTACCAAATCCAAGCGTTTTTCGCTTTCAATGACTGCATGGTCCTAAAAATGACTTTAGAAAACACTAatcaattgataaaatcaaaaagaaacgaaaattttgttaatggTTCTGTGTGGAAAAATGTTCTAAATGAGTATGGTGATCATATCGTTCTACCAATCTTTGTTTACGGAGATGAATTTGAGATTAACGATCCCCAAAGCTCCCACAGTGGTCGTCACAACGTATGCGGTATTTATTATAGCTTTCCGACGATTCCGGAACATTTCCTTTCTCGACTGAATCATATATTTGTAGCAGGTATGCTGAAGAAAACTGATATTAAGGACGTGGGAATAAACAGATTACTGTCAGAGTTAATCGGAGTATTTAGAGAAATTGAACTGAAAGGCATAGAGTTCAATTTAGATGGACGTACTGTGAATGTAAAGTTTGTGCTGAGCCTCGTTCAGGGCGACAATTTAGGCATACACCAAATGCTTATGTTGGCAAGTGGATTTAACGCCAACTTCTATTGTCGGTTTTGCCGAAGGCCAAAACAGTTAATGCAAACTGATACATCGGAACATTCTGAATACTTTCGTAACGTGCGAGACTacgaggaaaatttaaaattaaataaactaaGCGAAACAGGAATTGCCGGAAATTCTGTTTTCAACGGGTTGCCGAACTTTCATGTGATCGTTAACAAAAGTGTAGATGCAATGCACGACCTTTTTAGTAGCGGTATTTGCAAACATGGTCTCACGGAGATATTAGATCATTGTatctacataaaaaaatacattacatTGCAACAATTCAACGaacgtagaaaaaatttaagtagAATGACTCTTGATGAAGACTTGAAACGGATGCCTGACGTTGGCGAGAGTTATATCCGTAAGGAAAAACGAAAGACTGTTGTATTTAGAATGACGTCAAGTGAGATGCGTtgttttcttcacttttttcctttgataATCGGCGATCAAGTTCCCAGAGATGAAATAGTTTGGAAATATTGCATCACGCTAGTTAAACTTGTGGATGTAGCGTTAAAGCGTTCATTCACACCTGATGATGTGTTCCGCTTGCAAATGCTCATACGATCACATCATGAGATGTACCaagagttattcaaaaaaaacttgaaacctAAACACCACATGGTCGTTCATTATCCGTCCGTTATAAAAGCTTCCGGCCCAATACGATATCTAATGTGCTTTCGCAACGAGGCTAAACATAAGGGTTTTAAGCAATACGCGCATATGATTTCATCTAGGAAGAACATTTGCTTCACTCTATGCGTTAAGGCAAGCCTTCAGTTTACGTTTGATCTAGCAAGCaatagtttttttgaaaatgaattaaattgtCACTTACAACTTTGTAACTTGCGCTTGCGTTATTATTTTACACAGATCATACAACCAATAAGGCTTAACTTAAGTTTTGAGAATTATAATTtgtcaacaaatttgatttacaaAGGAACCACTTATAAGAATGGGCATTTCATGACATATTTTTATAGGGGCAATATGTTCCTgtttgaaatacttgaaattgtTGTTCACGAAAATAATCCTCACCTCATATGCCAACACTGGAACGTTGGAGGCTACGATGACCATTTTTTAGCTTACGAAGCGCTTAACAGAATCCCGATTGtagatatttttaatattgaattttttgacgGACCACCAGTATCGTTGATAtttattagcaaaaaaaatatgtttagggtaaaaaatagtttcaataaTTGTTATTAATAATGAAGATTACATGTATAGAAAAACtggaaatttaatttatgtgatgtaatttataataaaaaagaacaaaagaTAGTGATTTAGTCAGTTTTATTTCaactatttaaaattaaaacttgtcttaattttatgataaaaccatggtcgaatgaaaaaaaaatgtgaagatTTGTTTGTATAGGCTTTCAATAGGTATTATTTTATAACGAAATTATtataaacttgtttttttttttatttcttcattatttgAAACAGCTAATACCATGAAGTCTTaaagagccaaactcgttttgtgtgTTTACAATTCTTTTCTTCTTCTAGATCATCACTTTTTGAAGCGAACAagaaatagatagggaaatatgaaaataaaataaaaattacagacGAAGTTCAATGGTTTTTAGGATTTGTTTGAACTGtaaagtttttctttgaaaacttgtCCTAGAAACAAATTCTATCAGCgtgatattttttgtcataagaATATGTACTTTCATTCACATGGTAAAGCATTTAGCATGGCGATTGTAATTATACgttataaatttcatttgagATGATGTTTAATAAACACTTGaagtttttaactgtttttttgaTGCATGATGCGATGGATGAAAGGCATGTCATGTCAAATGATGTGTGGAACACGGAGGCTAATGAAAAAAGTATACGGTATACGAAGCCCTCTGTTGAATTCACCTTTCAAATCGGATCCGATTTAATGGTATACCATTAAATCGGATCCGATTTGAAAGGTGAATTCAACAGAGGGCTTCGTATACCGTAAAtaccgaaaaaataaatatttcctttttttttgctaggtgcacaaaaaaaggtattttttacctttttttctgggTGAACGcgaaaaaggtattttttaccattttgctaggtgaatgagcaaaaggtattttttacctctttgctaggtgaatgagaaaAAGGTATTTTCTACCTTTTCGCTAGGTGAATTagaaaaaggtattttttacctctttgctaggtgaatgagaaaaaggtaaaatttacctcgaaagtgGGGTGGAAAAAATATACCTAtgcttctcggtaaattttaccttttttttattttccgtgtatcactcggttcggtgttgcaaatcatcgtgtttttctatcacccttcgccaaaaagtgttatacgatacaaattttgcagcgcgaaactgttcgaatatcagattttcccaacaccggtggacggcaaatgtgttgtgatgtgatgtaaaccttcgaaatttccaactccatctcaaccagtgaacttgctctaatgtaACCGATCTAgttatacacagtaaacgaaaattaccgagttcggtaatttttttaccgaaatcctaacatgtgtaaatcggtaaactgatcggtaattttttcggtaaaaaataaacgaacatcggtaaatgaagaatcgatttaccgaggttcgtttattttttaccgaaaaaattaccgaacagtttaacgatttacacatgttaggatttcggtaaaaaaattaccgaactcggtaattttcgtttactgtgtaagcTATACCTTGTGTTCGTCTTAAATAAAGTTACCTTAAACTTAAACCTTAAATAAGAGTTTGATAATCGCGTTTTTAATCGATTACTCTAGAAATCTCtgcaggttatgggcccagtggtTAATTGGGATGTCATAACCTATCCATcttaacaggttatgggcccagtggGTAACTGGGATATAATAACCTGTACACCTTAACACTATGTACCCGTTAAAAGAgaattttggttgcttgggggtAGGCATTTTCGGTCCGAGGTTGGATTTTTCCTTACAATGTTTAAATGGGCAGAACCAACGCAGTTGAGCAGCTGACTATCAAATACTTGCCTCAAGATGTTAGGAAAACAGAGAATCTTCTGCTCCACTGGTttagccttaaaaatttgaaacaataagaaagaaataattttctaCATATGCTCATTAGCTATCCGGTAAAAATGCATAGGAAAATTTCATTACCGAGCACTGAGAAGCATTAAGGAGCACTACTATCATCGCCATCATCGTGTGGAAAATTCGGGGCAGGACTTCACAATTTAGAAAATACATAGTCAGATTAAATTAAGAACATTGCGGTTGGTTTTTCCAGAACTATTCGccttatttatctttttttttgcgattattGTTAATCGAGGAAGAGTTGCTCTGTTTCTACTGGACCCTGAAAAAACAGTAAGCAGTGCCCACCGGGGCAAGAAATCATTAGCACGCAAAGATTAAACCTTTTCTACAAAACAAAGCCTAAGTGCGTGGTTCAATATAACATTCCTCGAAAAACTGCTGAGAAGACGGACGTATATTTCAagaatttccatttttcaactgttacaaataAAAGGGATTTTTAAGGATATAATTTAACCGCACCGTTTCAGGACGTTCGGGATAAAATGAAGGAAATGCCGAAATATGATAAAAGTATTACATTTAATTATACTTTCATTAAGCAATCCTAAACATAAGTGTTAAATCTACACAGTCTGCCTATAAAACTATATGAATATCATCTACATATCTCACATCAAGACTGCCATCATCAGATGTTTTCAACCTGGCCATCGAATTCGGCACCAAAAAACAGCATGCCTAGGCAGGCAGCAGATCGAAATCGTCACTTACATGCACCATCGGAACCTGACTGTCGTCGATGACCGGTTTGGCTTTGAACTCACAGAGCAGGTTTTCCTTCATGCGCCATTCCCAGTCCATTTTTTGCACAGCATGCAAGCTTTCCGCTTCGTTGTGGTGCCTCAACAGCATCGCTTCCTTAATTTTTTCCCACTTATCGTCCACATCCTGTAGCCAGCTAAGAAACAGGCGCCCGTTGTAGCGGGACCGAGCGTTACGATCCTTTTCTTCCTGTTCCGGGGTAATGATGTTGTAGACTTCGGCATCTTTCAGGATCGTGCACACGGAGAATGGCAAAGATTGATTAGCCAGAGCTCTAGCCGCGCGGCCGTGTACCCTCAGGATTTCCTGTTCTACGGCCAGCACAAGCTTCTCTTTTTCGACAATGTGTTGCATTTTGAGCTTGTGGCGTTCTTTTTCCTGTATGCTGAAAAGTTCCTTCATCTGTTGAGCAATACTGGCTGGAGGCTGAATGTTGGGTTCGGATGGCGATTTGCCAGCTAACGCGTACGCGCAACGATTCAGCAGATAGTCTTTGAAACCTTGGGGAGGTTTCGGTTGTACCGGGAAAAGCGCTCGTTGTCGCCGTTCGATTTGCTTACGGATGTTCAGGTACATCTGATAGCAGTTGGTTATCGGTTGATCGTGCGGATGAACGTCTGGAACTTCTTCTTTAATCTCTTTCTTCTCCTCATTAGCGGTAGACGCCGATGCGGAAGATGTTGATGGAGTCGACGAGCTAGCCGTGACCGTAGAAGTTTGATCCTTACTGGCTTTAATTTTACGTTTACGGGGATGTACAGCAGTTTCCGAAGTAGAGCTTTGATTGTTCGATTGATTGTTCTGGTTGGCATTGGTGCTGGTACTGCTACTACTACTGCTACTGGTAGTGGTTGCCGTGGTCGAACTGGAGGACACGGGTGGACTTTTCGGATTCCCACCACTACCGCTTTGTACCGGTTCTGAGTCACCTTCCTTCTGATTGGCACTACCAGGACTTGCATTGTTCGTCTCTTTGTTCTGGTTGCTTCCGCTACCATTTCCACTACCTGCGTCTCCACTATTGGATGCCGGCGATGGAGCTGCACTGCTTTGTTGCATCTGGGGAGAGGAATTGTTGGACCGGTCAACGGACCGATCGCTTTGATTATCCTTTTGCCGGCCACTACTGCCACCACCCTCGGACGAAGCGCTGCTACCACCTCCCCGATGACTGCGCAGCACCCGAGCCTGTGCGCGTTCCTCGCTGGTTTTAGTACTAGGTTTTTCATCGGAGCTTTTCGAATCGGACGGACTGGCCGAGCGGGAGGAAGTGCTCTCCTTATCGGCACTGGAATCATTACTGAAATAGatagaaaacattaaaaattgagtATGATGTAATTTGATTAGCATGAAGTATGGTGCCGAATAACATGGTACTTATAACATTTAGACTTACCTATTGGAAGATGCCACAACATACGGTAATGCAGCGTGGTTTCTAGCAGAGGCATTTTTGCCATTCCTGGAGCTACCGCCAGTCTCGGTATCGCCGCCAGTGTTCTGCTGAGGTATAACAATTTTCAGAGGAGGAACTTTAGGACCACCTCCAGTATTGAAATTGGAATCGCTCTTGGCTGAAGATTCGTCACCTTCCGCATCGCTATCGTTGGTATTACTGTTGCCTGACCCTGTAGATCCTTTGTTGGATGCACCTGCTCCAGATCCACCGGCAGCAGGTTTTGGGCTTGCGCACGGACTCTTTCGATCGAGCGCATTTTTTCCACCGAGGCCAAGATTCTTAGACGGTGGACCTGAGGATTTGCTCTTCTCTTGTCTTGGTGTAGCTCCCCTGTTTCCACCTGGTCCACTTTTTGTACTTTCCTTGTTGGTAGTATCTGAATCCTTTCGCTTCTTACGTTTGTTATCATCATCATTGTTGCCACCGGTACTATCATCTGTAGTATCGTTGACTTCTGAAAAACCTCGTTTGGAACTACCGGTCACTGATCCTCCCGGTAGTGAAGCTCCGTTACCACTCTGATTGGTGTCCCCATCCGCTCCACCAGTTTTATCATTGGACAGCTTCTCTGTCTTATCGCTGTTGCTTTCCTTCTCATCACTGGAACTGGAACCGGAATCTTTCGGTGTCGATTTGAACTCATAGATGTCGTCCTCGTCTTTGTTGCTGACATTGGACGTGGTGTTGACCTGGCCACTGGAACCACCCGCTTCTCCTCGTCCGGAGTTACTGGTTCCACCGCCACTTCCACTTCCGCTTCCGCCACCGGTGCTGCTCGTTTCATCGGCATCACTGTCCTGATTGCAACcttttttgctgctgcttcCACAGTCCGACGATGGCTTCTTCAAGTGCTGCTGGGATCGATTGCTTGCATTATCTGGAGGAATATAATCGAAAAAGTCCTCATTGAGTATTGCGTTCAGGGCATAAATCATTGTAAACTGTTGATTAAGTTATGAATTATAAAGTGGACTAGATAGATGAACAGCTTTTGGTTTGTATTTATAAACTTTTAGTTCAATGGGAGTTGAAATATGCCTACCTACATTATCTTAACCTGTGCAATAGAGAGATTAAAATGCTGTATAGGTACAACAAATTATCATTTGAACCCAAACCATCCCCATCGGTACAAGT
This sequence is a window from Uranotaenia lowii strain MFRU-FL chromosome 3, ASM2978415v1, whole genome shotgun sequence. Protein-coding genes within it:
- the LOC129757474 gene encoding dentin sialophosphoprotein isoform X3 — protein: MQRRTPASSSQQSKDNASNRSQQHLKKPSSDCGSSSKKGCNQDSDADETSSTGGGSGSGSGGGTSNSGRGEAGGSSGQVNTTSNVSNKDEDDIYEFKSTPKDSGSSSSDEKESNSDKTEKLSNDKTGGADGDTNQSGNGASLPGGSVTGSSKRGFSEVNDTTDDSTGGNNDDDNKRKKRKDSDTTNKESTKSGPGGNRGATPRQEKSKSSGPPSKNLGLGGKNALDRKSPCASPKPAAGGSGAGASNKGSTGSGNSNTNDSDAEGDESSAKSDSNFNTGGGPKVPPLKIVIPQQNTGGDTETGGSSRNGKNASARNHAALPYVVASSNSNDSSADKESTSSRSASPSDSKSSDEKPSTKTSEERAQARVLRSHRGGGSSASSEGGGSSGRQKDNQSDRSVDRSNNSSPQMQQSSAAPSPASNSGDAGSGNGSGSNQNKETNNASPGSANQKEGDSEPVQSGSGGNPKSPPVSSSSTTATTTSSSSSSSTSTNANQNNQSNNQSSTSETAVHPRKRKIKASKDQTSTVTASSSTPSTSSASASTANEEKKEIKEEVPDVHPHDQPITNCYQMYLNIRKQIERRQRALFPVQPKPPQGFKDYLLNRCAYALAGKSPSEPNIQPPASIAQQMKELFSIQEKERHKLKMQHIVEKEKLVLAVEQEILRVHGRAARALANQSLPFSVCTILKDAEVYNIITPEQEEKDRNARSRYNGRLFLSWLQDVDDKWEKIKEAMLLRHHNEAESLHAVQKMDWEWRMKENLLCEFKAKPVIDDSQVPMVHVSDDFDLLPA
- the LOC129757474 gene encoding ankyrin repeat domain-containing protein 11 isoform X2 yields the protein MPSTSRPRGMSGTGSGGSGRPAVTAPMSERQQMALLMQMTSTSSNDGDMSPGSSGTGAGGSGGNSGHSRRDRINERGETALHLAAKKGDQDTVKKLLEQGSNPNVTDFAGWTALHEACNHGHYNVALALVKAGANINATGLENDTPLHDAAIVGQLKLCKMLIERGADPTFKNQKGKAPCDVAAPAVYNYLLQARDNASNRSQQHLKKPSSDCGSSSKKGCNQDSDADETSSTGGGSGSGSGGGTSNSGRGEAGGSSGQVNTTSNVSNKDEDDIYEFKSTPKDSGSSSSDEKESNSDKTEKLSNDKTGGADGDTNQSGNGASLPGGSVTGSSKRGFSEVNDTTDDSTGGNNDDDNKRKKRKDSDTTNKESTKSGPGGNRGATPRQEKSKSSGPPSKNLGLGGKNALDRKSPCASPKPAAGGSGAGASNKGSTGSGNSNTNDSDAEGDESSAKSDSNFNTGGGPKVPPLKIVIPQQNTGGDTETGGSSRNGKNASARNHAALPYVVASSNSNDSSADKESTSSRSASPSDSKSSDEKPSTKTSEERAQARVLRSHRGGGSSASSEGGGSSGRQKDNQSDRSVDRSNNSSPQMQQSSAAPSPASNSGDAGSGNGSGSNQNKETNNASPGSANQKEGDSEPVQSGSGGNPKSPPVSSSSTTATTTSSSSSSSTSTNANQNNQSNNQSSTSETAVHPRKRKIKASKDQTSTVTASSSTPSTSSASASTANEEKKEIKEEVPDVHPHDQPITNCYQMYLNIRKQIERRQRALFPVQPKPPQGFKDYLLNRCAYALAGKSPSEPNIQPPASIAQQMKELFSIQEKERHKLKMQHIVEKEKLVLAVEQEILRVHGRAARALANQSLPFSVCTILKDAEVYNIITPEQEEKDRNARSRYNGRLFLSWLQDVDDKWEKIKEAMLLRHHNEAESLHAVQKMDWEWRMKENLLCEFKAKPVIDDSQVPMVHVSDDFDLLPA
- the LOC129757474 gene encoding ankyrin repeat domain-containing protein 11 isoform X1, which gives rise to MSNFQKKDVSGMPSTSRPRGMSGTGSGGSGRPAVTAPMSERQQMALLMQMTSTSSNDGDMSPGSSGTGAGGSGGNSGHSRRDRINERGETALHLAAKKGDQDTVKKLLEQGSNPNVTDFAGWTALHEACNHGHYNVALALVKAGANINATGLENDTPLHDAAIVGQLKLCKMLIERGADPTFKNQKGKAPCDVAAPAVYNYLLQARDNASNRSQQHLKKPSSDCGSSSKKGCNQDSDADETSSTGGGSGSGSGGGTSNSGRGEAGGSSGQVNTTSNVSNKDEDDIYEFKSTPKDSGSSSSDEKESNSDKTEKLSNDKTGGADGDTNQSGNGASLPGGSVTGSSKRGFSEVNDTTDDSTGGNNDDDNKRKKRKDSDTTNKESTKSGPGGNRGATPRQEKSKSSGPPSKNLGLGGKNALDRKSPCASPKPAAGGSGAGASNKGSTGSGNSNTNDSDAEGDESSAKSDSNFNTGGGPKVPPLKIVIPQQNTGGDTETGGSSRNGKNASARNHAALPYVVASSNSNDSSADKESTSSRSASPSDSKSSDEKPSTKTSEERAQARVLRSHRGGGSSASSEGGGSSGRQKDNQSDRSVDRSNNSSPQMQQSSAAPSPASNSGDAGSGNGSGSNQNKETNNASPGSANQKEGDSEPVQSGSGGNPKSPPVSSSSTTATTTSSSSSSSTSTNANQNNQSNNQSSTSETAVHPRKRKIKASKDQTSTVTASSSTPSTSSASASTANEEKKEIKEEVPDVHPHDQPITNCYQMYLNIRKQIERRQRALFPVQPKPPQGFKDYLLNRCAYALAGKSPSEPNIQPPASIAQQMKELFSIQEKERHKLKMQHIVEKEKLVLAVEQEILRVHGRAARALANQSLPFSVCTILKDAEVYNIITPEQEEKDRNARSRYNGRLFLSWLQDVDDKWEKIKEAMLLRHHNEAESLHAVQKMDWEWRMKENLLCEFKAKPVIDDSQVPMVHVSDDFDLLPA